From the Xylocopa sonorina isolate GNS202 chromosome 9, iyXylSono1_principal, whole genome shotgun sequence genome, the window TAAAAGTAATTTGCGAGATATGTACATTTTAGGGAAGCACGTATTCAccagtgtaaatgcaactaatgctaccataccaTTAAACATCGCCACAAATTTTACAAGACAAGAAGTAACGATGAAGAAGATGAGAGTTAAGAAGTTAAATGTAGCAACAGGTGGAATTTTATTACCATCAAATGGCCCATCCACGACGATTACTGGTTCCATTAAAGTGCCGGAACTAAAAATAAAGAATAGCATTAATTTAAAAGGAAAACCATCTGGAAATGGTTTGAAAAGATTATCGcctataatatttatatctgATTTCATGGATTTATATGGTAATTTCACTTTGGAGAACGTTAAGATCGAAAATCTCAGTTCTGCAGACTTATTTGCCAACAAGACAGGATCGGTCAAGACTACATTGGCAAATGCGATATCTTTGCATGATAATGTAACAGCGTCCCTGATTCTTTCGAGCGAAAAATTGGTGAGAATTACTATTTGTAGTCGACTAATATCTATGATACGGCTTTACAACAATTAACTATGATATAATCAATTTAGAGATGGAGTAACATTACTTTACACGGACCGCAAAACTTCGTCACCGCGAATTCCCAGAGTGTTACTGTTATATCAGGAAGAAAACATTTCCCTCGTAATTTAGAGATAACGAAGTTCACCTATGACAACTTGAAGCTACCACGGTAGGATTATTGGATGTATATTTTTGCAATAATCATTAAAGATTGAATAATGTTCCCTCTGTTTGAAGGATCCAAACAGAGTTGTGCGCTGCGCTTGTTATTGCAAGAGAAATAAAAAGTTCGACGTTAACAGCAGGCAACATTACCGCCAAACGTTTAACAGGTTCACGAGTTTTTGGAAATTTAGGTGAACGATATTTCGTCGATGGTTCTGTGGCTCTTTTTAAACCTGTCTTACCTGGGAAACGATACTATCATAATGTAATTGTAAAAAATGTAACCGCGATACGGCCAACTAATTTAAATCTAACAGGTAAAGTTGACTGACTTTTTTAACACTCTATACTTACATTTAATTCCTTATTATAATTCGTTTTCCGACAGAATTGAAGAAGCTTGCGAATTTATGGGTTGAACCTAATATTCTCAATGCTTCGATAGAAGCAACAAAATTGACAACGCATAATCTTCTTTCACCTATTCGATTCCAAAGAGTAGTACCTAAAATAGTAAAAAATGTAATATTAGAACAAAATGCTGTTGTAGacgttattaataatattaatttcaccGATTTCTTAGCCAATGCCATAAATATCGAAGATATGATATCTTTACGAAACATAACATTCCGTGAGCTACgatttttaatttttcttttctgTTTATACAGACCTTtagtattaaatattaaatatcatAACTTTATTTCAGGCAATGGTTTCAATACTAATTATACACACGCATTTCATCTTCCCTTACACCTAACTGATGGGGAAAAGGATCTGAGTCTCCATAAAAAAAGAATTTCTGGAAATgtaatagtaaatgcgacaaatttgccatattcctttcaaattatTCAAAACAGAACTCCAATTAATATAATCGTCAAAGGATTTGCAACCTTCTCGTCCGAACCAACGATAATGATTATAAATGATAATGAATTAGAAAGATTGTTCACTGATATTTGGTTCACGACAGATGCTACAGTATTTTATGGAAGGAATTTGCACATTCAAGACGCTGTGATAAAAGGAAATGTTACTCTAAATGTAAGTGATGAAATTACATACAAATATTTAACTATAATATCATAGTTGAATACCTGTTAAAAAAGATGTTACGACTACAAGATTGGAAGAGATGTAGCAATGAACGTAGAGTCTAGTCTTCTTAATCTTGAGGGGTCCAGATTTGACGTCTTGTGTTCCTTTTACTTTTCCTTGGCTCTTGCAAACGTTGATCTATTCTTAAAATAATAATCCATTTTAGAATTCAGCCAGTACGTTAAATTCAGAGGTATGGAAGAACATTTCCAAACGTGTCTTAAGTAAAACAAAATGGCAAGAAATAGTAGTCCCTGTTAGTCTAAGCGATATGGAAGTCCCTACTATTGTGGGTTCAAATGTTTCAACTATACAATCTTCATTGTCAGATTTTAATGATATGTTTGAGAATACTTTGGTAAAAGATAAAGATCAGGAAGTGAAGGCGAAGTGGACATTTGACACATTAAAAATCTTAGGTAACAAtgatgaaattaattaaaaggaAGAAATCAAAAGCTTTGAAACTATCTAATTCATAAAAAATGCAGGAAGTTTGCTAGTGAAGAAAATTAACAACATGGATCTTAAGAAGGACGTTATAAGACATGATTCTGAAAGAAATATCGTGACTGGAAAGAAAACTGTTCTCATTTTGACTGCAGAAAATTTGGCCGGATACAATTTTGATAAATGGGCTAATAATGCATTAATGCAGACAACAAAATTACCAATTATCAAAGGAAAGAAGAGATTCAACACTACAACTTTTAACGATATGAAGTAACTAATAAGATTGATCGATTTATTGCTAATTGTCTCAAATTAACTAATAATCAATCATATACAGGGTATCCGGAACAATACTAGGGAGTACTATCGAAGATTCATTATCAAAATCTGCAAATCAAACAATCTATGGACAAAAAAAGATTCTGGGTTTTATCAATGCATCCGAGATCAATATCAATGGTTTAGTAAATGATGTGAACTTGACTGAGCTTATAAATCGTCAATTAAAGAAACACAAACCATTGCAAAAGATAAAAACAGGAATTGAAATGCAAAACAGCTTGAATATCATTGGAAACCTTACAGTTAAGGGCGCTTATGCAGGAGTGGACACAAAGAACTTTTACAAAAATTACTCGAACGTCCCACCTTTTGTTGAaagaataaacaaattttcaaaagaaataaaaataattaatatagtCCTACGAAgtatcttcttcttctctttatAAATATTTAAGCAACGGTTATACATttcatataaatatttaaatgtcTCATCATCATTTCAGATAGAGCGGCTTACATAAACAAGCTGGAAATCGTGAAAGATACTAACAATACTCTCAATGAGTCTACAATCATTGAGACGTTACAGTGCAAGTCCACAAACTTTTCTCCTCATTGTATTAATAAAGCTGTGTCGAATTTCTATCCTCAAACGAAAAGTGACGATTTTATATTGCTAAAATCAATTGAAATAAACGAGGAGGAGTTCGTCGTTCTCATAAAAGACAATTTCGTTTCCATTAATTTATACGACGCTAAAGGAAACACTTCTGTCCACTTAAAAGGTATATGTTGTAATTCGTTAAGTGTATATTGCAATgtgtaaatattttttaattaaatccgTAGACTTACATATTCCAAACATAATGGACGCGTTTGTGGAGCTGAAGTTGCACTCTCTGTGGATCATTCTGCGATTGATGTCGCAAACTTTGGTGTTACAATACACGCCATGGAAAGACTTGCAGGAATATATACTGCCGGCCACGGAAGTATTCGCGATAAACAGATCTCCTAGCGGTCAGCTGTTGTTGTTATTGTCGGACGGCTTGTGGAATCTCGAAGGACTCGCAAGTCCTCGAAACATTATTGGTACTCATCTGAATGAAAAACTGGAGACATTCGCCGATGGGTTTAATTATTACGTGAGATGTACGTCGGAAAACAGTACGACTTTAATGAAAGCACgttacgcaggaaattgaaagtAACTTCGACTTCCAATCGCGAAAACTGAATAAATCAAATTGTTTGCTGAATGTTATTTTGTTGATACTTGAATGTTATAATATGTAATAAATGGTATACATAATTCTGGTGGAATGTAATAAAATGGAACTTCCAAAAAACGTATAAAACTCTAGAAAAATCATTCCAACCACAACCACGTAGTCTCTTAAATTATTATGCGACAACTTCCACTTGTTTCGTACTTATTAAGTCGGTTTGAATAAAGGTCCAGCCGCGACAGATGACATTGCTACCTGGGAAATGGAAAGAATAGAATATAAATATCTTTTCAAAGAACAATACTCGATCAAATTAGAATACAAACTCTCGCAGCTTTCTTAATTACGGTGACCTCTTCAACTGGCGTTgcctttttcttctcttccaCCTTAAACAGTTTCTGGGAAACAAACCCAAGGAAGGGAATCTATTATTTCCTTCATTAAACAATTAAGTGATGCATTGGTACCAAAGTATTACAGATAGTGCTATACTACTGATATTTTTAAATGGTATTCTTTTTCCACTTAATCGTTCAACTCATAAATTGAGTCCTTACAGGATCTTTCCTAGAGAATTTTTCCTCCATTTTCTTTCTCTCCTGTATGGCACTATTGAGAGCGGTCTGTTCTGCAGGCGTAAGTACCAGAAGCCGAGGGTCCATAGCAATCCATTCGCTGTTGATAATTTGTTCCAACTTCCAACGTTTAGAGACGTCAGGCTCTAAAAGACGAGTGACAACCATCTTCACTTGCGTGCTCAATGTATCCGCGACCATGCTGCGAAACCTCCATCTGCGGCTCGTTTGCTGCTCGTACAGGTGCTTTATATCAGTATCGTCGAAGGGCATGGATTTGTTCAGTAAAATATAGAGAATGACTCCGAGGGACCAGAGGTCAGCGATCTTGGGGTTGTACGGAGTGGCACGAAGGATTTCTGGAGCAGCGTAGGACAGGGAACCGCAATAAGTATCGCTTAGAACACGTTTACCTCGACTGTCTATCACGTAACGAGCGAAACCGAAGTCGGCCAGTTTCACGTTAAGATTCGACGTTAAAAGAACAttctcgcatttcatatctctgTGAGCTATCTCCATCTCGTGTAAATATTGCAAACCTGAAACAAAATTGTATTGTCAGTACGAGAAACTGCAATTAATACAATCTCATTTTATCTCTGATACCAAGTGCAAGTTGTCGGAACCATATGCGCGCTTGGCCTTCACCAACCGAGCCATTTTTCAGGATGAACTCAAGGAGGTCGCCGTTCTCGGCGTAACGCATGAATATGAAATATTTAGCTCGTCTTTGAAAAATGCTATGTACATGCACCACGTGGGGGTGGTTTAATTTCACTAAAATATCGAGTTCCCTTGGCAGGAACTTCCGAACGAAATCTTTCGGCGCTATCGCAGTGTCTATCACCTTACACGCCAGTGTATTATTCTTTTCTGGGTCTGATTCCGGTTTATATTCCGCCAGATATACCTGCAATTATTACAAAGTGGATATAAGAATTTCACATTAAATGAAGGAACGTAAAAGAAAAATTTTCCGCCTTGCCAGGAAACGACTGAGCTTAAAAAGTGTTTGAAGCTAGTCGTCATTTTCGATATACTCTTTCATCGCATCATTTTGTAACTTCAATACATAATTTATAAGGTGGTTAATTAACCTTCGCATAAGCACCTTCACCCAGCTTTTTCAGAAATTTATAACCGCGTGTTAATAGAACGGCTTCCTCGGATGAAGTCTGGTTCAAACTCGACATGAGATTTCAAGATCCATAGGTGGCATCCTACCGGTTCTACAACCATAAttaacaattaattaattaatgtgAGGATATAACGatgttataaataaaaatttcaatttttccTTCGATCCTCATACTTTATTCGCTTTCCaattaaattatatcttgtgGGTTAGGTAGCTGATAATTGTTTAAGAATTTGTTTCGTATAAGTATGATAGTTACTGAGAATTGTTACATATTCTGCAATAATATATACGATTCAGTTCACTTACGTTTGATTACCAAGGAAAATTGTGATAAAACAGAGTTCTGGACATGAAAATCGCTCTTCTTATTCAATCATTTTGTCTGTAGATATTGCATACGTGATGTAAAGCACAACGACAGAATTCATGACTCACTTTACGTAATACTATTTCCTCCGAATACAGAAAATCTATTTTAACTAATTAAAAGCGAACGATGAAGAATAAAAGAGTATATTAAAGGATAAATGGAATAAAAATGAACTGCCCCGTATTTTATTGGAATGCGAATTTAAGTAGCGGATGTGACGTCCACATCGAGATATATCGAGCTATCTAACTGAACGACTCGAGAGGCTCGATTGATCTTCCTTCCGCAACCGTAATCAGAGGAAAGATTTAACGTAAGTACACTGCGGAACGCTTTCAAGATATTTCTATAATATCCATaacaaaatgcgactatt encodes:
- the LOC143427687 gene encoding LOW QUALITY PROTEIN: uncharacterized protein LOC143427687 (The sequence of the model RefSeq protein was modified relative to this genomic sequence to represent the inferred CDS: substituted 1 base at 1 genomic stop codon); its protein translation is MTSKFLLILILISITTCNAYTNKNYILNTALERTTDFFKKFKLNYVSKNLNNDTQAEIDKKIIELINNESKLISGRYKRALHEDFNGGINVLNGFEGISELNFGVIEDMNFFSLQYRREESLERSWFAVVLNTSQLSLYQINNGNFYNVESYPVTNGVRVTVNSCTYGALLTIQNRNGTVSILSFTRVLENYFLQPIQDFESNDTTHLTIWNGMNELHLAIATPSSVSIFIWFGSYFDRIQYIDIGTKNVIPFQSKGFMYLAVTGSTTLILKYSLKFDKFQITQRLPASQDVSSFQFKKGHFVEHFLCLSAESSTVVYKEIHDRFVPFQQILSSKFVVPIITNKAIILLTLRANAIVCYQYDGWRFIELNTKLFGISLFHEVILYDRKLLLMKDINDKWTLRQLVWIKQKSYKEFQEEIKIWNFNAKSIVQRIVDVPNLESPIKIKNGHIDQLNVHNINKHNAQQLSNISKRYKELITKFEKLRITVNKSHPENLTLVSLRAKNVQVKCKTKCTANRLYVKGNADLLAKLTVPKDMNDASSIDKLSVNEIKNWRCPILSLPIEDISVTGLINGISLSDLQENTLKVNGDQEVSGKHVFTSVNATNATIPLNIATNFTRQEVTMKKMRVKKLNVATGGILLPSNGPSTTITGSIKVPELKIKNSINLKGKPSGNGLKRLSPIIFISDFMDLYGNFTLENVKIENLSSADLFANKTGSVKTTLANAISLHDNVTASLILSSEKLRWSNITLHGPQNFVTANSQSVTVISGRKHFPRNLEITKFTYDNLKLPRXDYWMIQTELCAALVIAREIKSSTLTAGNITAKRLTGSRVFGNLGERYFVDGSVALFKPVLPGKRYYHNVIVKNVTAIRPTNLNLTELKKLANLWVEPNILNASIEATKLTTHNLLSPIRFQRVVPKIVKNVILEQNAVVDVINNINFTDFLANAINIEDMISLRNITFRNGFNTNYTHAFHLPLHLTDGEKDLSLHKKRISGNVIVNATNLPYSFQIIQNRTPINIIVKGFATFSSEPTIMIINDNELERLFTDIWFTTDATVFYGRNLHIQDAVIKGNVTLNNSASTLNSEVWKNISKRVLSKTKWQEIVVPVSLSDMEVPTIVGSNVSTIQSSLSDFNDMFENTLVKDKDQEVKAKWTFDTLKILGSLLVKKINNMDLKKDVIRHDSERNIVTGKKTVLILTAENLAGYNFDKWANNALMQTTKLPIIKGKKRFNTTTFNDMKVSGTILGSTIEDSLSKSANQTIYGQKKILGFINASEININGLVNDVNLTELINRQLKKHKPLQKIKTGIEMQNSLNIIGNLTVKGAYAGVDTKNFYKNYSNVPPFVERINKFSKEIKIINIVLRNRAAYINKLEIVKDTNNTLNESTIIETLQCKSTNFSPHCINKAVSNFYPQTKSDDFILLKSIEINEEEFVVLIKDNFVSINLYDAKGNTSVHLKDLHIPNIMDAFVELKLHSLWIILRLMSQTLVLQYTPWKDLQEYILPATEVFAINRSPSGQLLLLLSDGLWNLEGLASPRNIIGTHLNEKLETFADGFNYYVRCTSENSTTLMKARYAGN
- the LOC143427698 gene encoding testis-specific serine/threonine-protein kinase 1-like isoform X1, translating into MSSLNQTSSEEAVLLTRGYKFLKKLGEGAYAKVYLAEYKPESDPEKNNTLACKVIDTAIAPKDFVRKFLPRELDILVKLNHPHVVHVHSIFQRRAKYFIFMRYAENGDLLEFILKNGSVGEGQARIWFRQLALGLQYLHEMEIAHRDMKCENVLLTSNLNVKLADFGFARYVIDSRANEPQMEVSQHGRGYIEHASEDGCHSSFRA